The genomic region GCGTTGGCGAGGTAGGAGACCGTGCGGTAGAAGCCGCACAACAGGATGATCTCCAGGATCTGGTCCTCATCGTAATGCGCCGACAGCGCGGCGAATTCCGCGTCATCCAGCGTCGCGCGGACATGCAGCGCGTCGACTGCCGCGATCATTGCCTGTTCGGCCTGCGACCAGCAGCCGGCATCGGCCGGACCGCGCACGGTGGCGTCGACCTGCTGCTCCGTCAGTTCGGCGGCTGCGCCGAACGCCGTGACGTGGACGCCCCATTCATATTCGCAGGCATTGAGTGCGCAGGTGCGGTCGATCACGATCTCCCGCGCCCTGAGCGACAACGGCCCGCGGTCCAAAAGGCTGCCGCCGCGGAATTTCTCCCAGGCGCGCGGATGGCCGGCCATCACGCGGAACAGCATCAGCGGCGGCTTGCCGCGCATGATGCGGTCGAAATGCTGTTGAACGTCCGCCGGATAGGGCGGATCGAGCGGCGCGAGGCGTGACATGGCCTGATCCAGTTGCTACATTTAATGTAGCACCACGCTACAATATCTGTAGCGACTTGCAAGAGGGATTCGAAGGGAATTCGCGACATGCCGAAGCAGGGCCCAGTCACAAGACCCGCCGTCCGCGGCTCGCGGACCGGCCGCCCGATCATGGCGCTGCTCGATCTCTTGGGACGGCGCTGGACCTTGCGCATCATCTGGGAGCTGCGCGAGGGCGCGCTGACCTCGCGCGCGCTGCGCACTGCCTGCGACGAGGCTTCGCCAACGATCCTGCAGACGCGATTGACCGAGCTGCGCGAGGCCGGCTTCGTCGAACTATCGGAGGATGGCTACGGCCTCACCGCGCTCGGCCGCGAACTGTTCCAGACCTTCACGCCGCTCCATCGTTTCGCCGAGCGCTGGAGCAAGCGGGGCGGCAGCAAGACCTCGGCGACCGTCAGTGTGTAGCCCGCATGAGCGGAGCGACATGCGGGACCGGTTTCCCCAGGTATCGCGGAGCCTGTCATCGGGCGCGCATTCGCGCGACCCGTTGGCTGACCCGGGCTACGGATTACTCGTCCGAAGCAGCATCCGACGCTCGGGCCAAGTCGTCGTCGATGGCTCAGGTCAAACTAAGCGATCGCCACCGTCAGGCTGGCGCCGTCGGCGCGGACCACCTTCACCCGGCTGCCGGCCGGCGCATCGGGGCCGGCGACGCGCCACACCGTATCGTCGATCCGCACCGTGCCCGATCCGTCGATGATCGGCTTCTCCAGCGTGAATTCGCGGCCGACCAAGGCTTCGTTGCGGCGGTTGAGGAAGGGATTGGTCTTGCTCGCCGCCGTCGCGCCCTTGGCGAAATGCCGCCATGCCGGCACCGCCAACGCGGCGAACACTGCGAACATCAGGAGCTGCATCTGCCAGGACGGCGTAAAAGCGAACGACAGCAGGCCCACAAGGAGCGCTGCGAGCCCGAGCCAGAACAGGAAGACCCCGGGCGCTGCGAGCTCCAGCGCCATCAGGATGAACCCGAAGATCAGCCAGTTCCAGGTACCCAATGTCGAAAACATCTCGGCCATGACGTGACCTCTATCATTGCGGGCGCGACGCCGTCACGCCCTCACCGCTGCGGCGGCACCGGCGGCGGCGCAGTCGGGCCGGCCGGTGGCACCGAGCCGCCGCGCCGCGCTGCGGCCGTGGCGGACGCAGCGCTCTCGCCAAAAGTGGCGCGGGCGATCTCGCCGATGCCGGCCAGCGAGCCCAGCACGCTCGAGGTCTCGATCGGCAGCATCAAGACCTTCTGGTTCGGCGATTCCGCGAGCTGGCCGAACGCCTTGATGTACTTGTCGGCGATGAAATAGTTCAGCGCGGCGACGTCGCCTTTGGCGATCGATTCCGACACCATCTGGGTCGCCTTGGCCTCGGCCTCGGCGAGGCGCTCGCGCGCCTCGGCGTCGCGGAAGGCGGCTTCGCGGCGGCCCTCGGCCTGCAGGATCTGCCCCTGCTTGGCGCCCTCGGCGCGCAGGATTTCGGATTGCCGCTGCCCCTCGGCCTGCAAAATATCGGCGCGCTTGACGCGCTCGGCCTTCATCTGCCGGCCCATCGCCTCGACGAGGTCGGCCGGCGGCACGATGTCCTTGATCTCGATGCGGTTGACCTTGACGCCCCAGGGCGACACCGCGGCGTCGACCACGCGCAGCAGCCGCTCGTTGATCTCGTCGCGATGCGACAGCACCTGGTCGAGATCCATCGAGCCCATCACCGAGCGGATATTGGTCATGGTCAGGACGGTGATCGCCTGGTTGAGATTGGCGACCTCGTAGCTCGCCTTCGCGGCATCGAACACCTGGTAGAACGCGACGCCGTCCACCGTCACGGTGGCGTTGTCCTTGGTGATCACCTCCTGCTCGGGGATGTTGATCACCTGCTCCATCATGTTGATCTTGCGCCCGATGCGATCGAAGTAGGGCACGATCAGATTGAGGCCGGGCGACAGCGTGCGGGTGTATTTGCCGAACCGCTCGATGGTCCAGTCAAACCCCTGCGGAACGGTCTTGATCCCGGCGAACAGCGTAACGATGACGAGAAGAACAAACGCGATCGCGAAAACGTCGAAGCCAGTCATAAAGTCCTCCAGGGCCGGCGAGACCGTCGCCAGTCACGGTCGTGCATTGGTCGGCAGGACCGCTCCGCCGGTTCAGCCGGCTGTTGTTCTCCCTAGCACATAGGAAGCTGCCGTCCGACTACCAGATGCAAACGAATAGCCGTGTCCGGTGTCACTGATCGTTAACAATCAGATCCAGCCCTGAAGCTCGCGCAGCACGAGCTGGCGAATCACGTCCATGCCGCCGTCGCTGTCGTTGAGGCAGGGGATCGCCGCGAACTGCTCGCCGCCATTGTGCCGGAAGATCTCGGCATTCTCCTGCGCGATCTCCTCCAGCGTCTCCAGGCAATCGGCGGAGAAGCCGGGCGTCACCACGGCAATGCGCCGCACGCCGTCCTTGGCCAGCTTCTCGACCGTCTTGTCGGTATAGGGCTGCAGCCACTCGGCCTTGCCGAAGCGCGACTGGAAGGTGAGGATCAGCCCGTTGGCATCGAGCCCGAGCCGCTTGCGCAGCGCATTGGTCGTGGCGATGCATTGCACCTGATACGGATCGCCCTTGTCGACATATTCCTTCGGCATGCCGTGGAACGAGGCGACGATGATCTCGGGCTGGAATGGCAAGGTCGCAAGATGCGCATTGATCGAGACCGCGAGCGCCTCGATGTAGTCGGGATCGTCGTAGTACGGCGGCGTCACCCGCAGGATCGGCTGCGCGCGCATGCCGGCCAGCACGCGAAACGCCTCGTCGCAGACCGTCGCCGACGTCGCGGCGGAATATTGCGGATAGAGCGGCACCACCAGGAGCCGGCCGCAGCCCTGCGCCGCCAGCGCCTCGATGCGCTCCTTGATCGAAGGGTTGCCGTAGCGCATCGCCCAGTCGACCACGACGTGGTCGTGATCGGCGATCGCCTCCGCCAGCTTGTCGGCCTGCGAGCGCGTGATGGTCTTCAGCGGCGACTCGTTCTGCTCGGTGTTCCAGATCTTCAGATAGTCGCGCGCCTTGCGGGCCGGACGGACGCGCAGGATGATGCCGTTGAGGATCAGCTTCCAGAGCAGGCCCTGGTCCTCGATCACCCGCGGATCGGACAGGAATTCCTTGAGATAGACCCGCACGCCGGCGGCATCCGCCGTATCGGGCGTGCCGAGATTGACCAGCAGCACGCCGACGCGTTCCGGCTTCAGCGCCGCGGCAGGCTTCGCGCTCTCGAAGGGGATCACTGTGCTCATGATGGCCTTGCGCTTGCGTCCTTCGCTTGGGGTGCCTCGCTTGGGGTCTTGGGCTTCGCGCGTTGCTCCAACCTTGTCAAGCCGAGTGCGGGTTGGCTACGTTCCCGTGCGGAATAAGGGGGAACCATGACGATCGCCGAATGGTGCGTCTTCGGGACGCTGATGCTCTCGCTGCTGACGATCGTATCGGTGAAGTGGACCGGCTTCCGCAGCTTCGACAATGCCAGGCCGCGCGATCCCGACTTCTACGACGATCCGATCCGCTCGCGGGCGCTTGGCGCGCACCAGAACGGCATCGAGGCCTTCCCGTTCTTCGCCTTCGCCGTGCTGCTCGCCGAATTCCGCGTCGGCCCGCTGCGGCTGATCGACGAGCTCGCGGTGCTGTTCCTGATCGTGCGGATCGCCTACGTCTTCACTTATATCGGCAACCGCCCGACGCTGCGCTCGATCCTCTGGAGCATCGGTTTCGCGATCAACATCGCGATCTTTCTGCTGCCGGCGATCCGGGGCTATCTGACGAGCTGAGCCCCGCAGCCTTGTTATCCGTTATCCTTGTTATCCGTCATCCTGAGGAGCCTGCGCTTGCGGGCGTCTCGAAGGATCGACGGCCCGGCTGGTGGCCGTCGACCCTTCGAGACGCGCTACGCGCTCCTCAGGGTGACGGATACGGGACAGCGCCGGACTTAGGGACTTCAAAGGCACGTCGCCCGCTCGGCCGCGACGTAGCCGAACAGCAGGCCGAGCCCGAACAGCAGCACGAGGCCCGCGGCGGCGAATTCCAGGCCGCGCATGATGACCATGCCGCCGCCGTCGCGCGCCGCACTCAGCCGCTCCGCGACGCCGCGCGCCGACACCGCGACGAGCGCGATCGCCGCCACCGTGATGGCGGTGCCGAGCCCCATCACGAAGGTCGCGGCGATGCCGGCCCAGAACAGGCCCTGCGCCAGCGCGAACACCAGCACCAGGATCGCGCCCGAGCATGGCCGGATCCCGACCGTGAGGATCGCACCTAAGCCGCGCCGCCAGCCGCCAGGACCGGCGAGCTCGGCCGGCGTCGGGCCGTGCGAATGGCCGCAATGCTCGTCATGGACGTGTTGCGCGTCATGACCGTGCTCGGGGCCATGGTCATGATGATGCCCGTGATCGTCATGCG from Bradyrhizobium elkanii USDA 76 harbors:
- the hemH gene encoding ferrochelatase; this translates as MSTVIPFESAKPAAALKPERVGVLLVNLGTPDTADAAGVRVYLKEFLSDPRVIEDQGLLWKLILNGIILRVRPARKARDYLKIWNTEQNESPLKTITRSQADKLAEAIADHDHVVVDWAMRYGNPSIKERIEALAAQGCGRLLVVPLYPQYSAATSATVCDEAFRVLAGMRAQPILRVTPPYYDDPDYIEALAVSINAHLATLPFQPEIIVASFHGMPKEYVDKGDPYQVQCIATTNALRKRLGLDANGLILTFQSRFGKAEWLQPYTDKTVEKLAKDGVRRIAVVTPGFSADCLETLEEIAQENAEIFRHNGGEQFAAIPCLNDSDGGMDVIRQLVLRELQGWI
- a CDS encoding NfeD family protein, translating into MAEMFSTLGTWNWLIFGFILMALELAAPGVFLFWLGLAALLVGLLSFAFTPSWQMQLLMFAVFAALAVPAWRHFAKGATAASKTNPFLNRRNEALVGREFTLEKPIIDGSGTVRIDDTVWRVAGPDAPAGSRVKVVRADGASLTVAIA
- a CDS encoding carboxymuconolactone decarboxylase family protein, whose product is MSRLAPLDPPYPADVQQHFDRIMRGKPPLMLFRVMAGHPRAWEKFRGGSLLDRGPLSLRAREIVIDRTCALNACEYEWGVHVTAFGAAAELTEQQVDATVRGPADAGCWSQAEQAMIAAVDALHVRATLDDAEFAALSAHYDEDQILEIILLCGFYRTVSYLANALALPLEETAARFPK
- a CDS encoding winged helix-turn-helix transcriptional regulator, whose translation is MPKQGPVTRPAVRGSRTGRPIMALLDLLGRRWTLRIIWELREGALTSRALRTACDEASPTILQTRLTELREAGFVELSEDGYGLTALGRELFQTFTPLHRFAERWSKRGGSKTSATVSV
- a CDS encoding MAPEG family protein, which encodes MTIAEWCVFGTLMLSLLTIVSVKWTGFRSFDNARPRDPDFYDDPIRSRALGAHQNGIEAFPFFAFAVLLAEFRVGPLRLIDELAVLFLIVRIAYVFTYIGNRPTLRSILWSIGFAINIAIFLLPAIRGYLTS
- a CDS encoding SPFH domain-containing protein is translated as MTGFDVFAIAFVLLVIVTLFAGIKTVPQGFDWTIERFGKYTRTLSPGLNLIVPYFDRIGRKINMMEQVINIPEQEVITKDNATVTVDGVAFYQVFDAAKASYEVANLNQAITVLTMTNIRSVMGSMDLDQVLSHRDEINERLLRVVDAAVSPWGVKVNRIEIKDIVPPADLVEAMGRQMKAERVKRADILQAEGQRQSEILRAEGAKQGQILQAEGRREAAFRDAEARERLAEAEAKATQMVSESIAKGDVAALNYFIADKYIKAFGQLAESPNQKVLMLPIETSSVLGSLAGIGEIARATFGESAASATAAARRGGSVPPAGPTAPPPVPPQR